catggaaacccaatCCTGggtaacagaggagcctggtgggctacagtccgtagggtcacaaggagccagacacgactgaagggacttagcatgcacgcacgcacaatGACACATAATCCCTTATGTTAGTCTGGCCTTTGAATAGTGATGTCACTTGTAGAAAACTTACTTCATTCTCATTGTAGCCCTAAGGAGTGGGGAAGTTAGAGACTGGTCTCCTTTTgtcgttgttgctgttgttcagttgcccagtcatgtctgactctttgcgaccccatggacggcagcaggccaggcctccctgtcccccaccatctctcggagtttgcccaagttcatgctcattgcattggtgatgccatccagccatctcatcctctgacaccctcttctccttctgtcctcaatctttcccagcattaggtgctttttcaatgagttatctgttcacatcagatgaccaaaatactggagcttcagcttcagcatcagtccttccagtgaacgtTCAagattgatctcccttaagactgactggtttgatctcctttctgtccaagggaccctcaggagtcttctccagcactacagttcgaaggcatcaggtctttggcgttctgccttctttacagtccagctctcacaaccatacatgaccactgggaagactatggccttgactatacggacatttgtcagcagagtaatgtctctgcttttcaacacagtcTAGGTTttttcatcactttcctgccaagaaggagttgtcttctgatttcatggctgccgtcaccatccacagtgatttttggagtccaagaagagaaaatctgtcactacttccaccttttccctttctatttgccatgcagtaatagggctggatgccatgacttcgtttttttagtatttagtcTTAAGACAGCTTTTCACTCCCCTCCTTCACCcttatcaggaggctctttaactccttttctctttctgccattagagtggtatcatccacatatctgaggttgttgatgtttctcccacctatcctGATTCCcgtttgtaactcatccagcatggcatttctcatgatgtgctcagcatataggctaaacaaacagggtgacagcagacagcatgtcgtactcctttctcaatcttgaaccaatcagttgttccatacagggttctaactcttgcctcttgacccacacacaggtttctcaggagacaggtaagctggtctggtattcccatctttctaaGAGCTCTCCACAGTTTGtcataatccacacagtcaaaagctttagcatagttgatgaaagagatagatgtttttttctgaaattctcattttatagagaagGAACAAAGGTTCAAGGAATCTGAGCAGCCACTAGAATCTCACTCAGGGGAGAACTTAACCAGGAGACTTGAGCACAGGTTTCTTTCCACCATCCAGTTCCACCTATTACTGTAGTATTTGCATTTTGACAGGAATCAGAGTCCTGTGCTGAAGGCAGGTAACCATTTAACTGAGGGCTTCAGACATCAACCCAGAGAGAGAAAACTGATTCTTTCAGTGAAGCCCTGAGTTCTGCCACAGAAGTTACTGCCTTTGCCTCCACATTACCTGTCAGTTGTGTGATCACAGGCAAGCTGCAGAAAATTGTCTGTGCTTCACTTCTCCTGTTTATGAAATGGAAATAGCTGTATCTGCCTCATAGGATTTTTCTGACGATTCCCTGAAATACCACCTGGATGATATTCTTGTCACATAGCAGGTCTCATCAAACCTCATCTActcttccccttttcttcctcattttacCAACACACAAGGCAGGCCATGCAAAGCCAGAGCCCTGAGCTCACCCAGAGCCTGCAAAGACCCTTGTGAACACCTCCTCTTCCCTTTAGCTCTCAGCCCTTTCTCCTGTCCCCTCAGCTCCTGTGTGGAGCCACACCaaccttccttcccttctcaaaCTAGCCACCCACCTTCCCTCCACAGTGCGCTCCGGGTCCTCTGGCTGAGTCCACCTTCTTGCCCTCCTCTGTCCTCATGCTCCAGGTATAAGCCAAGCCCCTTCTTCAGGAAGGACTGAAGTAGCTTCCGAACCCTACTGTTCTTTCTCACTGCGCTTTGACTTTCCTTGTGTTATCACAATCTGAAGGTGCATGCGACTCCCGTATTTCGTGGTGgtgtttctctcttctccactaGACTGTCACCTCCCACGTTGGCCACTGCCTCCGGGGCCCCCAGGGCAGAATGTAGCACATAAGttgtttccaataaatatttgtgactcTGTGTTGGATAAATGcttcttttccctctcccttttgGGATGCCCTCCTACAGCCTCCTCGCCAAGTTATGTACTTCCTCAAAGGCACGTACCTGAACATTCCTTCCATTTCCCCCAACATTTATTCATACATTATTGTGGATAAGGTGTTTCATGATTCCTGAATCACATTACTAATTTTCCAAGGGCTAAGACTCATTCAGGATCTTTTTTGGAATTCCCCATAAACCTGGTAGAAAAGCTGGGAAGGCTATCAGTGCTCAGTATTtcctgatgaatgaataaatcaagcAGTCAATCCAGGTATATAATCCTTTTGCACAGAGAAAATCTTCACTTAGCAAATACAGAGAGACTATTGCAGCAAAACATTTTCTCACCATGACACATTGCTGTAGTCCCTCTTCTGGGGTTATTATTTTGAGTTTCAGTGAGAAGCGAACAATCTTATCTTGGAAAGGGaattggatttatttttaatatgaaagcCTGAATTGGAAGCTTgaatttttccccaaaatttaatAACAGCACTGATAAAGCCTTACTCTCCTCAGCTAGCCCTATTtcagataaaagaaaacaaagcttccATGTAAGCTTCTGTCTTGGTGTTAGAGCAAGACCTGTAAGACTGACCGTATTTAAATTCATTGAGAGCCATGAGGGGGTCACGTAGCAGGGGCTTCTAGTCTGAGCATGATTTTAGAATCTGTCACTCCAACCCAGGTCTGGGCAGAGGCAATGAAGGGAAACATCAAGTTACTTAGAGCCACTGCCCCCAAACATCTGAGGTCGTAACAGTTCCCACTGATAACCTCAGTAAGTAAAgacatagcttaaaaaaaaattttttttttaaatttttgctgtaCCACTCAGCCTGTGGGGTCCcaatttcccaaccagggatcaaacccgcaccccttgcattggaagcacagagtcctgactgggctgccagggaagtcccaagacatAGCCTTTGATCTCACCCCCTTCCTCCATTcacaatcaaaacaaaacaaaaaccatgtcAGTCAAACATGTCATTATTATGCCCCAAATGATAACTTACTGAGGGAGGATCCCAATTTCTATATTCATCCCCCTATACCAAAAAGAACCTTCAGTTTCCTGGTTGCCCTGCTGCTCAAACTCaggttgctcagttgctcattttATCAGTATTTTTGAATGATTAACAACtctctatatatagatagatagatagatttatttaaaatgatttttgcattttaatttactttgacAATTGCCCAGCAAGTCCTTCTAGTTAGTATCTTGCCTCTAGTTTAGTTTTGATCTTAAAACACATACCAAAAGAAGGAAAgtaagttttgccaaatacctgTTGTACCATGAACATTGTTAAGGTTGATGCGGCATTGATGTTCTTTGTGTGACATCACTTAATCCCTGTATTCCCACCCCTGCATGGCTTTGTGACAGTCAACAGAGCCAGTAAGAGATGACTTCTGATAAGTCCCCTTCTATCCCCGTCTCTCAGGCTACAGGAGTCCTAAAGGTTGATGGAGGGCCATGCTATTCAAACAGCAGGCGTGGCTGAGACAGAAGCTCCTGGTGCTGGGAAGCCTTGCCGTTGGAAGTCTCCTGTATCTAGTCGCCAGAGTTGGGAGCTTGGATAGGTAGGTGATTAAACACATACTCATGCCCATGTGACTTTACATGTCTCTTGACTTAAACTTCCTTAGGACATAATTTTAAATCTATccatttgttttcctctctcaACATTCCCAAGAAACATTTTTCTGCAgcattaattttgatttattGAGCCTTTCGAAGAAAGAGATCCAAGTTGCTCAAACTAAGGTGTTTGTCAAGATTCATTTGTATTCTGTGTGTGTTGATGTTTGTTTTCAGAGAGGGATAAAGCAATGTACAGTAAAAATGTCATTTACTAGAGCTATGCATGCATCTGGTTGTTGACCTCTAGCCATAGCCAAATAGTGAtgatgtatttatgtatttacattttgaaatttataagTGGACAATTACGGTGCTACCAAGAGAGTTAAAATCATGTATGAGTCTGTTAAGGAGCTCATCAAATTTGGAATCCATTGCCCTGGAAAGATGGCTGCAGACTTGGGGAGTTTTAACTATGTTAATTAGCTCTGGTTTCTAGGAACGGAACATAACAGACAAGGAGGCTGTCACTCGGAGTAATTCCCAGAAAGCAATGGAAAATCCATGGAGAAGAAATTTACAGAGCTAGGGTTTGGCTCTAACTAAGCCAACATTGAAAGGCACTAGACCTGCGGAAGTCCCAGCAATGCCAGCTAGGTTCACACTGAATGCTTCTGGGTTGTCCCATTTCTGGAATGATTGGAAAGGACACAGAAGTTAATTTCTGAAATGTGAAGCTTCCTTCTTTGCCCTTTAAAATTAATTCTTGTACTTAAAAGACAATTCAGTTCCCAtttcgtgcccaactctttgcaaccacatagacttctctggccagaaaactggagtagatagcttttcccttctccagggaaccttcccaaccaggtatcaaacccaagtctcccgcattgcaggcagattctttaccagctgagccacaagggaaggcctaTGAAAGTGCAGCCacacactaaaataaaaatatctttcttacaatttttcttctctatagaTCTTATCACACAAATATTTAACAAGTAATATAataatgtttttttccttcagcCAGTGTTAATTTTGATAGATAGAATGAACCCTCTGATGCTTTTCAATTCAAAATTCCTGAGTAAACTTCCTATTCACTAGTGGCTAACCATGGGAACCGATATAGCCCAGAGCTTATCACTGACTCCAAGTAGTTCCCTAAAGTAGTGCTTGTTGTTAGTGAAAAGCCTTGATGTGGTGCATTGTCCTGTGTCCATAATGGAACTTTTATATCAGGTTCTtcctaatgttttaattttttctaatcaTTTAATCTGAATAATTGATCTAATGATCATCAGCACGTTAATTATTTAGTtgataacttttcatttttaacctgGTCTCTAGTCTCTAATGGGGTAGCTTTTATAAGGACTTGGATTGCTTTGCTTTCTCAAAACCTCTCACTTGAGAGTCTGAGCAGTCTTGGCACATGTTGACATAAGCTTGTCCTTTAGAAACTGAAGAGCCTGCACTCTTGGTAGGAGGCTGAGCTCAGTTACTTCTACTGTCCTTTCCACTcctaaaatttcttattttttagtcTGGGGTCCATGCCTGCTCTCTAGGAATTAGAAATAATatgatattttctcttattttgaataaggaaatccaaaaagcaaTTGTTCGATGGGGAATGAGCTCCCATGATAAAAggtaaataaaggaaagaaggaaaatggccTTTTCTAGATGTAGGGAAATTTCTTTCCAGCTCAAACAAAGCAGAGTGTTTCAGCCTCTCTCAACCTGAGTTCTGTGAGAGAATCAGGTCCTACAGCAAAACATTTGATTGACCGTTTCCTTACTTCTCCCAAGGACAGCATCATTCAAGATGCCTAAGAGAAAAGTCCATCTATTACATTCAATGGATGGATTAAGGAATTTGGATTTAATTCTCAGCTAGAGCCCAACAAGACCTAAAAGATGAATTTGTGACATCCCAATCAATGTCATAATTAAAAACGTACTTtgagtatatatatattgctacTTTTATGTCTTCCACTTAGAGCTCTAGCTTATCAATCCTATTAACAAAtccataaaaacaaaattcattttctctaaaatattaACTGATAAACCATATTTTTAATAGTGTGCTATATGTTCATGGTTTACACAATGagcaaaagttttttaaaaaaatcattaaaaaactcactgaaaaataaaatatgttcataAGCATTAAAACAGAGAGCTGCTTAAACAGCAGAGGTAAAGCCCCTTCCCCTCAGTTCTGCAGAATGCCTTGGTATAACCTTGAGgtttctcccttctccttttaatTGTAAacattacagaaaataaaaaagattcagTGGGGTCTcttgggaaaagcaagagacagCCTCATTGCCCTACAGACAGGAGGACATCAGCTCCAAATTATTAGGGTAACAAGAAGCTTCAGTTGAAGGAATTGGTTTAACAGCCATTTTGACTAATATTGTACCCTTtaacaagaaagtgaaaatgccTTCTCAAGTAAACTCAGGAAAATTATAATGAATTTCAGTTCAATTCTAGACTATACCCAAAAGAAAATTCAATTCACTAACCATATAAATTGGCCACACCAAATTAAATAGCCACTCCAGTCTAATATCATTGTGATTGTTACCACAcctttctctctgaaaaaaagcaGCTGTGGTTGCTCCTTGCTTAGGCAATGTTGAAGTGGAAATCCTCTTTTCTGGCTCCATCCAATGCCTTCCTTCCTTCACAAATTTGAGTCCCTGATTTAAGTGCACTTGGCAATGAGGACCTCAGGTTTCTGGGGCTGCCAAGGTCTTGTTGATTTCTGGTCCCAGGTGTGATAGGTGATATACAGCACTTGCTGATTGCATTGGATTTGCTCCTACATTCAGCAAAGTAAAAACATAAGCCTGACCTTTTTagatagaaagagaaagagaggcagaAGAAATATGTACTCTGCTAGCTGTCCCCAGGGCCAAAGGCAGAAATTCTCATAAAATGAAAAGCTCAGCAAGTGCCAAGATTGGAATTTTGCATGTTGATGACGCAAATAGTCAAAGGCAGAAACTGGGACCTCTTTTCAGATTCTATCTCAAAGATTTTCAGTTATATGAGTGCAGCTGAGctgtaataaaataatacaacacGAAACCCACAGGACGTGGCCTCCTAGCTGCCCTTTAGCCTCTCAGCTGAAGATTCTAATCTTCtatctttcatattttctaaatgaTGTTAACTGGTGAGCTGTTAAAAGGCTATTAGTATGGTTGGTGTCACTTGTCTGTCCTGTACTGTGAATGTCAGTACATGCTATAGTCAATTAAGTGCTTggtgaataaaaattttaagaagcacTAATAAAAATATCCCATCAATTATGTGTGCTCCATTTAATACAGGgttgcttaaaataaaatttcccaaaCATATGTTGATTATAGATTGCAGCAGGCGGGGAACAGTGGTTTTCTTTATGCAGGAACCAGAGAAATGAGAAGTTAGTTGCAATGAGCTCCTTAGAGTGTCTCTCTGTTGCTTACAGGCTACAACCCATCTGCCCCATCGAAGGCCGATTCGGAGCCCGTGGTCAGGCTGAATTACCCCTGCGCGCCCTGCAGTTTAAGCGTGGCCTGCTGCACGAGTTCCGGAAGGGCaactcttccaaggagcaggtacACCTTCATGACCTGGTCCAGCAACTTCCCAAGGCCATTATCATTGGAGTGAGGAAAGGAGGCACCAGGGCCCTGCTTGAGATGCTGAACCTCCATCCAGCAGTGGTCAAAGCCTCTCAAGAAATCCACTTTTTTGACAATGATGAGAATTATGCCAAGGGCATTGAGTGGTATAGGAAAAAGATGCCTTTTTCCTACCCTCAGCAAATCACAATTGAAAAGAGTCCAGCATATTTTATCACAGAGGAGGTTCCGGAAAGGATTTACAAAATGAACTCATCCATCAAGTTGTTGATCATTGTCAGGGAGCCAACCACAAGAGCTATTTCTGATTACACTCAGGTGctagaggggaaggagaggaagaataAAACATATTACAAGTTTGAGAAGCTGGCCATAGACCCTAATACCTGCGAAGTAAACACGAAATACAAGGCAGTAAGAACCAGCATCTACACCAAACATCTGGAAAGGTGGTTGAAGTACTTTCCAATTGAGCAATTCCATATTGTTGATGGAGATCGCCTCATCACGGAACCCCTACCAGAACTTCAACTCGTGGAGAAGTTCCTAAATCTTCCCCCAAGGATAAGTCAATACAATTTGTATTTCAATGCTACCAGAGGGTTTTACTGCTTGCGATTTAACATTATCTTTAACAAGTGCCTGGCGGGCAGCAAGGGGCGCATTCATCCCGAGGTGGACCCCTCTGTCATTACCAAATTGCGCAAATTCTTTCACCCTTTCAATCAAAAATTTTACCAGATCACTGGGAGGACATTGAACTGGCCCTAAAATAATAAGTCATACAACACTGTGTGTTGTGCCTGGAGACAGACAATGTCTCTTCTAGATTAAAATATGCACTTTTCCTAGACACAACTGTCCACGTCATTTTTCCATGTATACTTGTACATACGCAGTGTGTGACCAAATATAAGATCAGCTCTTTTTCTActgaaaatttacaaaaaaaaaaaaaaaaccaccaattTGCGGTCTACACAGTTGCATCTTT
The Bos javanicus breed banteng chromosome 9, ARS-OSU_banteng_1.0, whole genome shotgun sequence genome window above contains:
- the HS3ST5 gene encoding heparan sulfate glucosamine 3-O-sulfotransferase 5 — its product is MLFKQQAWLRQKLLVLGSLAVGSLLYLVARVGSLDRLQPICPIEGRFGARGQAELPLRALQFKRGLLHEFRKGNSSKEQVHLHDLVQQLPKAIIIGVRKGGTRALLEMLNLHPAVVKASQEIHFFDNDENYAKGIEWYRKKMPFSYPQQITIEKSPAYFITEEVPERIYKMNSSIKLLIIVREPTTRAISDYTQVLEGKERKNKTYYKFEKLAIDPNTCEVNTKYKAVRTSIYTKHLERWLKYFPIEQFHIVDGDRLITEPLPELQLVEKFLNLPPRISQYNLYFNATRGFYCLRFNIIFNKCLAGSKGRIHPEVDPSVITKLRKFFHPFNQKFYQITGRTLNWP